GGTCAGGGCGTTACCGGTCTGGTTGGCGGCGGCGTGCTGACGGCGATTGCGGGTCTGGTCAAGTCGCAGATGGCCAAGGACTGAACTTTGCGATAGCGCTTTGGCGTCCCGGTTCGCAAGTGAATCGGGACGTTTCTCAAGCAGGCGTAACATCTTACCATGTCCCTTTCCGCCATTGACGACAGGGCCGATAATGTCGGTCGGGCTATTGCTCTGACACTGTTCACCATTGCGGTGTTCGGGATACAGGACGCTATTTCCAAGCATCTGGTGCAGACCTATTCGCCGTTTCAGGTGACGATGATGCGCTATTGGGGCTTTGCCGCCTTCGCACTTTATATCGTGTCGCGACAGGCTGGGTTGCGTCAGGCGCTGTCGTCCAAGGTGCCGCTTTGGCAATTGCTGCGCGGCTCGCTGCTTATTATCGAGATCTGTATCTTTGCGCTGGCGCTGCAGACGGTGCCGCTGGGCGAGTTGCAGGCGATCTCGCTGGTCTATCCGCTGCTGGTGACGCTGTTCTCGATCCCGCTGCTGGGTGAGAAGGTTGGCGTGTTCCGCTTTGTGGCGGTGGGCGTAGGATTTGCCGGTGCGCTGATCATCGTGCGACCCGGAGGGTTGCCGCTGGACTGGGGTGTCGGCTTTGCAATGATCGCGGCGGTGCTCTATTCGCTTTATATCGTGCTGACCCGCAAAGTCAGCCAATACGACAAGGCGCCGACCAGCCTGGCCTATACCGGCATTATCGGGCTGGTGCTGTCGAGCGGCGTGGGTATTTTCTTCTGGCAGCCGATGGCCTGGCCGGATGTTGCGCTGGTGGTCACGATGATGATCACAACGTGTCTGGGCCATGGGGTAATGATCTATGCGCTGTCGCTGGCACCGGCGAGCACGGTGCAGCCATTCAACTATTTTGCACTGCCCTGGGCGATCGTGCTGAGCATGGTGGTGTTCGGCCACTACATCGACCCGATATCGCTGCTTGGTGCGGGAATCGTGGTTGCGGCGGGCCTAGTGGTGATGGCCCGCGAGCGGATCAAGCGCGTCAGAATTGTTGACGGCCCGATCCTGCCCGGGCGGGAGTAATCAGGCGAACATCTTGGAAATCCAGACGCCACCAGCGGCGCTGACGCCTGTGAGGAAAGTGCCCCAGACCATGTCGACCGCTGCAACCGTTGGGGTGAAGCCCTTCATGGTCGACAAATTCGTCAGGTCGTAGGTGCCATAGGCAACAAAGCCGAGCAGGGCACCGAGCATGAGGGCCTTGAGCACATCACCTTCGGCGGGTGCGGCGACCAGGGCAACAACGCCGACCAGATAGGCGAGGTAGAATAGCCCTGCGATCATCAGATTGGGATTGGGCAGCAGGATGTCGCCAATCTCGCGCTGATAGAAGCCCTTGCCCATGGTGGAGAGCCAGACGAAGTCGAGCGGGAAGAAGATCAGCGCGCAGGCGCCGTACAGGATCAAGTATTTGGTCATGAGAGCGGCTCCTTGCAGCAGGTTAGACTTGTTACGCAGCGTGGTGGTTGCAGGATCACTGTCATTGGCAGGCCTGCCCTTGAAGTCTGCGCCGGGGGAGGGCATGTCAGGGTGCACATGGAGGGAATAGTATGATCTGGCTGCTGGAAATCGGGTTGGTGTTGCTGCTGGTGGGTGGTGGCTGGACCTATCTGACACGCGGCAAGCGCGGTAGCGACAAGGATTCGCTGACCATGCGCCGGGTTGATGCCTATATCGAGACGATCCGGCGCGAGCGCAGCAACAAGGAACTGGCGGCGATGAGCGATACCGAATTGCGCGATCTGCTGCATTCGGGGGCGCACAATATGCGCGTGGCCGGGGAGCGGAAGAACTGGGCGCTGCTGGGGGCTGGCGGGGTAACGCTGTTTTCAGCGGTCATTGCGGCCAACCAGGACGGGATGCGGGGCTTCGCCGTTGCGATGGTGGTTGGCGCGCTGGTGATCTACGGGCTCAATGAATATCTGGTGCGCCGACTGCGTGCGCCATTGGAGCAGCGCGGGATTGATGTCGACCGCATCAAAGTCGAATAGAAAGCGCCGCCCCGTGGGGCGGCGTTGTCGTTTCGATCAGTTGCCGATGCAGAAGTAGCCGTTGGGACCATTGACGCAGACGCTGCTATTGCTGCGTGGATAGGTCGGGGCGGGGCGCGGTGTCCAGCGTGGCTCGTCGCGAGGATCCCAGCGTGGGGTGCGGTCCCACCGACCGCGGTCGCGATCCCGGTCATGGCCCCAATCACGGTCGTTCCAGCCGTCATAGCCACTGCGCGAGAGGTAATTGGCCGATACCCAGCCATCTGCGCCGCGCTTTTCGACAAAGCACCAGCCACTGCGGCACTGCTGCACATCGACCTGCTCGCCCCGACGCAAGGTGTCGACGACCCGGTAGTGCGTAGATGGTCCCGAGCGGACATTGACGTTGCTGGTTGCGTAGGCCGATGCCGCGGACGCTGCGGCAGTGGTTGCCACGAGTGCCAGGACCGCGAGGCCGCCTGCCATGAGTTTGTTGCTCAGAGCCATTGTTGATCTCCTTATCCCTGTTGGGCATTGAATGCCTGTGAGGACAGAAGACACCAGTGCGCCTGAACCCAAGCTGAATGGCTTGTTGTGTGCAGCTAGAACGTTAGCAGATCGACGAAGCGCTTGAGGCGGTCGCCCAGCTTCTTGCGCTGCTTGGTCTTGAGCTCGCCCATCAGGGCTTCTTCAAGCTGGGCCCAGTGATCGGCCAGTCCGTTGCGGATGCGCACGCCGCGTTCGCTTAGCGCAACGCCAGCAGCGAGTTCTGGACCAACGGCCTGCCGGGTGATCAGACCCCGCTCAGTCAGGCGCGCCAGACGGTCGGTCAAACCGGCCTCGGACAGCCCCAGCTCGGCTGCCAGCTCGGTTTCGGTGCGCCCCGACCGACCCAGTTCAAACAGGATGGCGTCGTCGCCCGGCTCGAGGCCGCGCTCTGAGAGCGGCAGCAGCAAGGCGCGGTGGGCGAGCTGGCCCGCCTGGATGAGCCGGTAAAGTGTTGAACGGGATGAGGGCTTGGACATAGTTGGGAAAATAGTCCGAACTCCTTGTGCGCGTCGATTGAGGTTACACTCTATCGTTAATCGTGGAAGGACCAAGGCCGGTTATTGTTCACCTCACGCAGGTGAGTTATGACTTGATTGCAATGATCTGGTGAACGGAATGCCATGACGCAGGACCTCGCACGCATCCGGGCTTTCGTTCAAGTCTTTGATTCAGGTGGTTTTTCTGCAGCGGCGCGGCAGCACGGCCGGTCAAAGGCGCTGCTCAGCAAATATGTGACGGACCTGGAGGACTATCTTGGGGTCCGACTGATGAACCGGACCACGCGCAAGCTCAGTTTGACCGAAGCGGGCGAGGGATATTACCGCGAAGCCAGTGCGCTGCTGCAGCAGCTTGATGATCTGGACGCCACCATTACTGACCAGACCGCCGAGCCGCGGGGCTTGTTGCGGGTCTCGGCCCCACGCAATTTTGGCGAAGATTCATTGGCACCAGCCATCTTTGAGTATCTGCGCAAGTTTCCCAAAGTGACGCTCGATCTGCGGCTGGAAGACCGCTATGTCGATCTGGTGGATGAGGGGATTGATGTCGCGTTGCGCATCTCCACACTTGCGGACTCCTCACTGATTGCCCGCAAGATTTCCGACATGCATGTGATTGTCGGCGGTGCGCCTAGTCTGCTTGAGGCTCATGGCACACCCAAGCACCCTGAAGACCTGCGGCATATGCCCTGCATTATCGATGTGAATTTGCAGGGTCAGTCGAACTGGCGCTTCGTGGATGAGGGCAAGACCATATCAGTGCCGGTGAATGGACCGCTGCGGGTCAATTCCCCATTGGCCGCGCGCAAGGCTGCCGTACTGGGCCTCGGATTTGTCGTATTGCCATCCTATCTGGCCGAACCAGCGGTAGCCTCGGGCGAACTGGTGCCGGTACTGGCGGATTTTCTGCCAACCGGACAGACGCTGCAGGCAGTTTATCCGCACAGGCGACATCTGGCGGGAAAGGTGCGGGCCCTGATTGACCATCTGGTCGAGTGGTTCCAGACCCACCCCATCCATTAGGGACGACACGTGAACCTCAAGACTTTCGGTCGCGCGCTTGCTGGCGCTGCTCTGGGCGTTGTAGCCCTGTCCCTGCCGGCGCTGGCACATCCACACATTTTGATCGACGCCAAGGTGGCGATCACGTTTGACGATAGCGGTGCGGTGGCGGGGCTTCACTATGACTGGACCTTTGATACGGCATTTTCGGCCTGGGTCATCCAGGGGCTCGATACCAATGACGATCGGGAAACCAGCCCCGAGGAACTGCAGGAACTGGCCGACGAGAATCTGGCGGGGCTGGCCGATTTTGGCTTCTACACCTATGCCGGTGATATTGCTGACCCGATGGTGTTCACGCCGATGGGCGACCAGCGCATGGTCTATGCGGATGGGCGCACCACGCTGAGCTATTCACTGAGCGCCGACACGCCCTATCCGGCAGGCGGGCGATTTGAGCTGGGCGTTTACGATCCGGAATATTATGTGGCCATTACCGTCTCTGATGCCACTGACGTGACGCTGGTCAATGCACCCGCTGGCTGTGCCGTCGTGGTTGAGCCGCCAAAGGAAATGTCAGATGAACTGGTGCAGCGGCTGAGTGCGCTGGGCACTGAAGTTACTGAATTGCCACCCGACCTTGCCGCAGCGACCCGCGGCACACAGGGGTTGATCGTGGTGGACTGCACCGGGGCCGAGATTGCAGCACCGGCCACGGCTGTGGAAGCCACCAAGGCCGTCGCCCAGGCCAAGCCGACGACACCTTTCGGCGGCCCGCCAGCCGAGGTGGGACTGAACATGCCACGCACTGGCTTTTTTGGCTGGTTATCGACGCAGCAGCGCCATTTCTATGGGGCCATCACGACCTCGCTGGATGCGCTGCGCACAGACTGGACTGCATTCTGGGTGCTGGGTGGCCTCAGCTTTGTGTATGGCATTCTGCATGCTGCCGGACCGGGGCATGGCAAAGTGGTGATTTCATCCTATGTGCTGGCCAACGAGACGCAGTTGCGGCGTGGCGTAGCGCTCAGCGTGCTCTCGGCGATGATGCAGTCGCTGGTCGCGGTCGTGTTTGTGCTGATCGCCGCTGGGTTGCTGGGCATGACCAGCCTGGCAATGAGCGATGCGGCCAACTGGATCGGAATTGCCTCCTACGCCATGGTAGCTCTGCTGGGCGTGTGGCTGATTGCACGCAAGTTGTTTGGCTGGGGGCATAACCATGGCCACCATCATGCGGCCTCCAGTGCGGACATGGCGCGCAAGGCGCGGGCGCATCTGCATGACCACGACCACTGCCATACGAATGGGCACGGGCATGGCAATCACAGCCACGATCACGATCATGAGGGGCATGTACATGTGGTGACACCAGCCGCGACCAGTGGCAGTTGGCGCGAGCAATTGGGCGTGGTGCTGGCTGTCGGCTTGCGCCCCTGTTCCGGAGCGTTGGTAGTTCTTGTGTTTGCGCTGTCGCAGGGCGTGCTGGCCGCCGGTATTGCGGCGGTGTTCCTGATGGGAGCGGGGACGGCGATTACGGTCGCCGTGCTGGCCACGCTGGCGGTAACGGCCAAGGGGTTGGCGCAGCGGATCGGCGGTGCGGATAATCCGCTGACGGCGTCAATCATGTGGTGGTTTGAACTGTTCGGTGCTGTGGCAGTGCTGGCGTTCGGCGTGGTTCTACTGCTGGCCAGTCTCTAGCTGGACGCATCCGGATCACCTCAGATGGCGCGACCCATCGCCGCCTTGCGGAGTTGGGCGGAGACGCTATGGTGACCAAAAGCCTAGAACCCTTCCAAACTGGCGCTCATGTCCGATCACCTGCCGCCTGCCCATCCGCCCGTCAAAGAACAGAAAATCGGTGTCCTGCTGCTCAATCTGGGCACACCTGACGCTACCGATTACTGGAGCGTGCGACGTTATCTCAAGGAATTCCTCAGCGATCCGCGCGTCATCGAGACGCCGAAATGGCTGTGGTGGCCGCTGCTCAATCTGGTGATCCTGTCGGTACGACCGCAAAAGAGCGGCCATGCCTATGCACAGATCTGGGACAAGGAAGAAAACGCCAGCCCGCTATTGGTGATTACCAGAAAGCAGACGGCTGCGCTGGCCGAGCGGATGGCGGGCCACGATAATGTCGTGGTGGACTTTGCCATGCGCTATGGCAATCCATCGACCAAGAGCGTGCTGGAGAAGATGCAGGCTGAAGGCTGCACCAAGATCCTGCTGGTGCCGCTCTACCCGCAGAATTCGGCGACCACTACCGCGACGGCCAATGACAAGGCATTCGACGTGCTCAAGACCATGCGCCGCCAGCCAGCGGTGCGCACCATGCCAGCCTATTTCGAAGACCCCAAATATATTGAGACGCTAGGTAATTCGATCCGCGATGGCGTCGCGGCGCTGGATTTCGAGCCCGACCTCGTGATCACCAGTTATCACGGCATGCCGGTGACGTATCTCGAACGCGGCGATGTCTATCATTGCCAGTGCTACAAGACGACACGTCTGGTGCAGGAGTATCTGGGCTGGCCCAAGGACAAGCTGATGGTAACGTTCCAGTCGCGCTTTGGCCCCACCAAGTGGCTCGAACCTTATACCGACAAAACCCTCGAAGCGCTGCCGGGCAAGGGGGTAAAGAAGGTTGCCATTCTGGCCCCGGCGTTCTCGGCTGACTGCATCGAGACGCTGGAGGAAATTTCCATGGAAGGGCGCGATACCTTCCTCGAAGCCGGCGGCGAGAACTTCGCCTATATCCCGTGCCTGAATGACAGCGCGGGCGGCATGGACATGATCGAGGACATGGTGCGACGTGAACTGGCCGGCTGGCTCTAGCCGGCGGCCTTGCTCTCGCCAATGATGGCCTTGACCTCGTTCTCGACGATATCAAGCATCTGATTGACGGTGGCGACCGCCTTGTCGGCGTCGCCGGCAACGACCGCATCAGCAAGATCGCGGTGGATCGGGAATGAGC
The DNA window shown above is from Devosia litorisediminis and carries:
- a CDS encoding DMT family transporter yields the protein MSLSAIDDRADNVGRAIALTLFTIAVFGIQDAISKHLVQTYSPFQVTMMRYWGFAAFALYIVSRQAGLRQALSSKVPLWQLLRGSLLIIEICIFALALQTVPLGELQAISLVYPLLVTLFSIPLLGEKVGVFRFVAVGVGFAGALIIVRPGGLPLDWGVGFAMIAAVLYSLYIVLTRKVSQYDKAPTSLAYTGIIGLVLSSGVGIFFWQPMAWPDVALVVTMMITTCLGHGVMIYALSLAPASTVQPFNYFALPWAIVLSMVVFGHYIDPISLLGAGIVVAAGLVVMARERIKRVRIVDGPILPGRE
- a CDS encoding DUF2177 family protein, whose translation is MTKYLILYGACALIFFPLDFVWLSTMGKGFYQREIGDILLPNPNLMIAGLFYLAYLVGVVALVAAPAEGDVLKALMLGALLGFVAYGTYDLTNLSTMKGFTPTVAAVDMVWGTFLTGVSAAGGVWISKMFA
- a CDS encoding SH3 domain-containing protein produces the protein MALSNKLMAGGLAVLALVATTAAASAASAYATSNVNVRSGPSTHYRVVDTLRRGEQVDVQQCRSGWCFVEKRGADGWVSANYLSRSGYDGWNDRDWGHDRDRDRGRWDRTPRWDPRDEPRWTPRPAPTYPRSNSSVCVNGPNGYFCIGN
- a CDS encoding MarR family transcriptional regulator, with the translated sequence MSKPSSRSTLYRLIQAGQLAHRALLLPLSERGLEPGDDAILFELGRSGRTETELAAELGLSEAGLTDRLARLTERGLITRQAVGPELAAGVALSERGVRIRNGLADHWAQLEEALMGELKTKQRKKLGDRLKRFVDLLTF
- a CDS encoding LysR family transcriptional regulator; amino-acid sequence: MTQDLARIRAFVQVFDSGGFSAAARQHGRSKALLSKYVTDLEDYLGVRLMNRTTRKLSLTEAGEGYYREASALLQQLDDLDATITDQTAEPRGLLRVSAPRNFGEDSLAPAIFEYLRKFPKVTLDLRLEDRYVDLVDEGIDVALRISTLADSSLIARKISDMHVIVGGAPSLLEAHGTPKHPEDLRHMPCIIDVNLQGQSNWRFVDEGKTISVPVNGPLRVNSPLAARKAAVLGLGFVVLPSYLAEPAVASGELVPVLADFLPTGQTLQAVYPHRRHLAGKVRALIDHLVEWFQTHPIH
- a CDS encoding DUF1007 family protein translates to MNLKTFGRALAGAALGVVALSLPALAHPHILIDAKVAITFDDSGAVAGLHYDWTFDTAFSAWVIQGLDTNDDRETSPEELQELADENLAGLADFGFYTYAGDIADPMVFTPMGDQRMVYADGRTTLSYSLSADTPYPAGGRFELGVYDPEYYVAITVSDATDVTLVNAPAGCAVVVEPPKEMSDELVQRLSALGTEVTELPPDLAAATRGTQGLIVVDCTGAEIAAPATAVEATKAVAQAKPTTPFGGPPAEVGLNMPRTGFFGWLSTQQRHFYGAITTSLDALRTDWTAFWVLGGLSFVYGILHAAGPGHGKVVISSYVLANETQLRRGVALSVLSAMMQSLVAVVFVLIAAGLLGMTSLAMSDAANWIGIASYAMVALLGVWLIARKLFGWGHNHGHHHAASSADMARKARAHLHDHDHCHTNGHGHGNHSHDHDHEGHVHVVTPAATSGSWREQLGVVLAVGLRPCSGALVVLVFALSQGVLAAGIAAVFLMGAGTAITVAVLATLAVTAKGLAQRIGGADNPLTASIMWWFELFGAVAVLAFGVVLLLASL
- the hemH gene encoding ferrochelatase; this translates as MSDHLPPAHPPVKEQKIGVLLLNLGTPDATDYWSVRRYLKEFLSDPRVIETPKWLWWPLLNLVILSVRPQKSGHAYAQIWDKEENASPLLVITRKQTAALAERMAGHDNVVVDFAMRYGNPSTKSVLEKMQAEGCTKILLVPLYPQNSATTTATANDKAFDVLKTMRRQPAVRTMPAYFEDPKYIETLGNSIRDGVAALDFEPDLVITSYHGMPVTYLERGDVYHCQCYKTTRLVQEYLGWPKDKLMVTFQSRFGPTKWLEPYTDKTLEALPGKGVKKVAILAPAFSADCIETLEEISMEGRDTFLEAGGENFAYIPCLNDSAGGMDMIEDMVRRELAGWL